One Borreliella chilensis DNA window includes the following coding sequences:
- a CDS encoding sugar deacetylase: MFIFYVKKNKLVIVIFTVISILIATTQVFASFLYFKNNSKVANASLKDGLQKIQKSNLIRTNNKENKTAKIKPKFYLIIDDVGYDEFMLEQFIKINLKINYAIIPFLPKSTNLYKTLKDHHKIVIIHFPMQSKHRNSIEKFHISIKDNKEEIHKKIEKTFKNYPDTKIMNNHMGSLITSNKDLMKIILIKLKEINRYFFDSVTIAGNIPETIGKEIGVKVEKRDVFLDNKDTEESVIKELEKAKNIARTHGVVKVIGHIWSKNTLKVLKKEASNLNQEFEFDNLLNLYEETIQ; encoded by the coding sequence ATGTTTATATTTTATGTTAAAAAAAACAAGCTTGTTATTGTGATTTTTACTGTAATTTCTATTCTTATTGCGACAACTCAAGTATTCGCAAGTTTTTTATATTTTAAAAACAATTCAAAAGTTGCAAATGCATCACTTAAAGATGGGCTTCAAAAAATACAAAAAAGTAATTTAATAAGAACAAATAACAAAGAAAATAAAACCGCCAAAATCAAACCTAAATTTTATTTAATCATTGATGACGTTGGTTATGATGAATTTATGTTAGAACAATTTATAAAAATCAATCTTAAAATAAATTATGCTATTATTCCATTTTTACCAAAATCAACAAACTTATACAAAACACTAAAAGATCATCATAAAATAGTAATAATACATTTCCCAATGCAATCAAAACATAGAAATTCAATAGAAAAATTTCATATAAGCATAAAAGATAACAAAGAAGAAATACACAAAAAAATAGAAAAAACATTTAAAAATTATCCTGATACAAAAATAATGAATAACCACATGGGTAGTTTAATCACTTCAAATAAAGATTTAATGAAAATTATTTTGATAAAGCTTAAAGAGATTAATAGATATTTTTTCGACAGCGTAACTATTGCCGGGAACATACCCGAAACAATAGGCAAAGAAATTGGAGTTAAAGTAGAAAAAAGAGATGTGTTTCTTGATAACAAAGACACAGAAGAATCTGTAATCAAGGAGCTTGAAAAAGCAAAAAATATTGCAAGAACACATGGAGTAGTAAAAGTAATCGGACATATTTGGTCTAAAAACACACTAAAAGTCCTAAAAAAAGAAGCGTCAAATTTGAACCAAGAATTCGAATTTGACAATTTATTAAATCTTTATGAGGAAACAATTCAATGA
- a CDS encoding RNA polymerase sigma factor: MNIFSNEDLNIYLKSVREHKLITHEEEIELAGQIQRGSAKAKNKMINANLRLVLKIIKRYAGKGLKIEDLIQEGNLGLIRAAEKYDPNKNTKFSTYASFWIKQSLQRALNTKTRLVKVPYRKENLILQINKYLTEEEKSPKKEEIMKRFNLSPAQYIKIIPYLEKEYSLDKEIEGAENSTLLNLYEDNSFNPEITLEQDSTLKHLNYILETKLNEKERYIIKKRYNLDNNPKKSTLKDISTELGISSETVRQIEKRVLKKLKEELNQH, from the coding sequence ATGAATATATTTAGTAACGAGGATTTAAACATATATTTAAAATCGGTAAGAGAACACAAGCTAATTACTCATGAAGAAGAGATTGAACTTGCTGGACAAATACAAAGAGGCAGCGCAAAAGCAAAAAACAAAATGATAAATGCAAATTTACGACTTGTTTTAAAAATAATAAAAAGATACGCTGGCAAGGGACTAAAAATTGAAGACTTAATCCAAGAAGGCAACCTGGGATTAATAAGAGCTGCTGAAAAATATGACCCTAACAAAAATACTAAATTTTCAACTTATGCCTCATTCTGGATCAAACAATCTCTACAAAGAGCATTAAATACTAAAACTAGGTTGGTAAAAGTCCCTTACAGAAAAGAAAATTTAATACTACAAATAAATAAATATTTAACAGAAGAAGAAAAATCTCCAAAAAAAGAAGAAATAATGAAGAGATTCAACCTATCTCCTGCACAATATATAAAAATTATTCCTTATCTTGAAAAAGAATATTCTCTGGATAAAGAAATAGAAGGAGCTGAAAATTCAACGCTCTTAAATCTATATGAGGATAATTCCTTCAACCCTGAAATTACCCTTGAGCAAGACTCAACTCTTAAACACTTAAATTACATACTTGAAACAAAATTAAATGAAAAGGAAAGATATATAATCAAAAAAAGATACAACCTAGACAATAACCCCAAAAAAAGCACCTTAAAAGATATTTCAACAGAACTTGGGATATCATCAGAAACTGTAAGACAAATTGAAAAAAGGGTGCTTAAAAAACTAAAAGAAGAGCTAAATCAACATTGA
- a CDS encoding muramidase: protein MEAKINLQNLKFKNQRNKVNNFKNPTEIKKSSQKNYELRKASLEFEAIFIKQMLESMKKTLNKDQNLLNGGQVEEIFEDMLYEQRAKQIAQSQSFGIANSIYNQLQKK, encoded by the coding sequence ATGGAAGCTAAAATTAATTTGCAAAATCTAAAATTTAAAAATCAGAGAAATAAGGTAAATAATTTCAAAAATCCTACCGAAATAAAAAAGTCTTCTCAAAAAAATTACGAACTTAGAAAAGCTTCTTTAGAGTTTGAAGCCATCTTTATCAAGCAAATGCTTGAAAGTATGAAAAAAACCCTTAACAAAGATCAAAATTTGCTAAACGGAGGCCAAGTAGAAGAAATTTTTGAAGACATGCTTTACGAACAAAGAGCAAAACAAATAGCACAATCCCAAAGCTTTGGAATTGCTAACTCAATTTACAACCAATTACAAAAAAAATAA
- the flgI gene encoding flagellar basal body P-ring biosynthesis protein FlgA (part of the basal body which consists of four rings L, P, S, and M mounted on a central rod), whose protein sequence is MNRLMLTLIAINLLAQTNQTSTILERKQLFNDKLSEIVKLKEIADICPTSTNSLTGIGIVAGLAGKGDSLKQKDFINKILEENNIIGETHFNTMESKNIALVNVSLQVKGNAVKGSKHKASIASILDSKDLTNGMLLHTNLKNKEGEIIAIASGIIQGNNKLKGSGYILDSVIINENQNINYNYNIILKKGNYTLINKINKMLTFRKINNTIKSNNTIEIEAKDINLLEEIENIEVETTPKILIDKKNSIILASENAEIGAFTFSIEKDNQDITNSNNKITIQINSMKLNEFILKNSNNLSHKELIKIIQAAQKINKLNGELILEEVDGS, encoded by the coding sequence ATGAACAGACTAATGTTAACGTTAATTGCAATAAATCTACTAGCCCAAACAAACCAAACTTCAACAATTTTAGAAAGAAAGCAACTGTTTAACGACAAACTGTCTGAAATCGTAAAATTAAAAGAAATTGCAGATATTTGCCCCACAAGCACAAACTCCTTAACAGGCATTGGAATAGTAGCAGGTCTTGCTGGAAAAGGAGACTCTCTAAAGCAAAAAGACTTTATAAATAAAATTTTAGAAGAAAATAATATAATAGGTGAAACACACTTTAATACAATGGAAAGTAAAAACATTGCACTGGTAAATGTCAGCCTTCAAGTAAAAGGTAATGCGGTCAAAGGCTCAAAACATAAAGCTTCCATTGCCTCAATATTAGACTCTAAAGATTTAACAAATGGAATGCTTTTACATACAAATCTTAAAAATAAAGAGGGAGAAATAATAGCAATTGCATCAGGAATTATACAAGGCAATAACAAATTAAAAGGATCTGGATACATTCTAGATAGTGTAATAATAAATGAAAATCAAAATATCAACTACAATTATAATATAATTCTTAAAAAAGGAAATTATACGTTAATAAATAAAATTAATAAAATGTTGACCTTTAGGAAAATCAACAACACAATTAAATCAAATAACACAATAGAAATAGAAGCAAAAGATATAAACTTATTAGAAGAGATTGAGAATATTGAAGTAGAAACTACTCCCAAGATATTAATAGACAAAAAAAATAGCATTATCCTAGCAAGTGAAAATGCAGAAATAGGAGCATTTACATTCTCTATTGAAAAAGACAATCAAGATATTACAAATAGTAATAACAAAATAACAATTCAAATAAACTCAATGAAATTAAACGAATTTATATTGAAAAATTCCAATAATCTTAGCCATAAAGAATTAATTAAAATAATTCAAGCTGCACAAAAAATCAATAAATTAAACGGGGAACTTATCTTGGAGGAAGTTGATGGAAGCTAA
- the flgG gene encoding flagellar basal body rod protein FlgG (makes up the distal portion of the flagellar basal body rod; Bradyrhizobium has one thick flagellum and several thin flagella; the Bradyrhizobium protein in this cluster is associated with the thick flagella) has product MMRALWTAASGMTAQQYNVDTIANNLSNVNTTGFKKIRAEFEDLIYQTQNRAGTPATEDTLRPLGNQIGHGTKIAATHRIFEQGKMQSTNLLTDIAIEGDGFYKILLPDGTYAYTRDGSFKIDSNQELVTSQGYKLLPNILFPEEYIQNSITISEQGIVSVKIDSSNEPIELGQIEISRFVNPAGLSAIGSNLFKETAGSGEEIVGIPGSKGMGRLRQGILEMSNVSIAEEMVTMIVAQRAYEINSKAIQTSDNMLGIANNLKRQ; this is encoded by the coding sequence ATGATGAGAGCATTATGGACAGCAGCAAGCGGAATGACTGCACAACAATACAATGTAGACACAATTGCCAATAATCTTTCAAATGTAAATACTACAGGATTTAAAAAAATACGAGCAGAATTTGAGGATTTGATTTACCAAACCCAAAATAGAGCAGGAACTCCCGCAACCGAAGACACTTTAAGGCCACTTGGAAATCAAATCGGTCATGGAACAAAAATCGCCGCTACTCACAGAATATTTGAACAAGGGAAAATGCAATCTACCAATTTACTCACTGATATTGCTATTGAAGGAGACGGATTTTATAAGATTCTTCTACCTGATGGTACTTATGCATATACTAGAGACGGATCATTTAAAATCGATTCTAACCAAGAGCTTGTAACAAGCCAAGGCTACAAATTGTTGCCCAATATACTCTTCCCAGAAGAATATATACAAAATTCAATTACAATATCTGAACAAGGAATAGTGTCTGTAAAAATTGATAGCAGCAACGAACCAATAGAGCTTGGACAAATTGAAATATCAAGATTCGTCAATCCTGCAGGACTAAGTGCTATTGGAAGCAATTTATTTAAAGAAACAGCCGGATCAGGCGAAGAAATCGTGGGAATACCAGGAAGCAAAGGTATGGGAAGACTACGACAAGGTATTCTTGAAATGTCAAACGTATCTATTGCTGAAGAAATGGTAACAATGATAGTAGCTCAAAGAGCTTATGAGATAAACTCAAAGGCTATTCAAACTTCTGACAATATGCTGGGAATCGCAAATAATTTAAAAAGGCAATAA
- a CDS encoding flagellar basal body rod protein FlgC — MVRGIYTAASGMMAERRKLDVVSNNLANIDLVGYKKDLSIQKAFPEMLIRRLNDDGLYKFPKGHLETAPIVGKLGTGVEENEIYTLFKQGPLKTTGNPLDLALTDQGFFVIKTPDGERYTRNGSFTIGKEGILVTKSGFPVLGEKGYIYLKKNNFKITSQGQIFHNSNFESNPKRLVSEYENSWENYELLDTIRVVNFEKPRFLKKQGNSLWVDTKTSGKAQEIDLSLRPKIETETLEASNVNAIKEMVLMIEINRAYEANQKTIQTEDSLLGKLINEIGKY; from the coding sequence GTGGTAAGAGGAATTTATACAGCTGCCAGCGGAATGATGGCAGAAAGGCGTAAGCTTGACGTAGTGTCGAACAATTTGGCAAACATAGATCTTGTTGGATATAAAAAAGATTTATCTATTCAAAAAGCATTTCCAGAAATGTTAATAAGAAGGCTAAATGATGATGGGCTTTATAAATTTCCTAAAGGCCATCTTGAAACAGCTCCTATTGTAGGCAAACTAGGCACAGGAGTTGAGGAAAATGAAATATATACACTATTTAAACAAGGGCCATTAAAAACTACTGGCAACCCATTAGACTTAGCGCTCACTGATCAAGGATTTTTTGTAATAAAAACTCCAGATGGAGAAAGATATACAAGAAACGGCTCTTTTACTATTGGAAAAGAGGGAATACTTGTTACAAAAAGCGGATTCCCCGTTCTTGGAGAAAAGGGATATATATATCTTAAAAAAAATAATTTTAAAATAACATCCCAAGGACAAATATTCCACAATTCAAACTTTGAATCAAACCCAAAAAGACTTGTTAGTGAGTATGAAAATTCTTGGGAAAACTACGAACTGCTTGATACTATCAGAGTTGTAAATTTTGAAAAACCCAGATTTCTTAAAAAACAGGGAAATTCTTTATGGGTTGATACAAAAACATCCGGAAAAGCACAAGAAATTGATTTATCATTAAGGCCTAAAATAGAAACAGAAACGCTTGAGGCTTCGAATGTCAATGCTATTAAAGAAATGGTTTTAATGATTGAAATAAACAGAGCTTACGAAGCTAATCAAAAAACAATACAAACTGAAGACAGTCTCTTGGGAAAATTAATAAATGAAATTGGAAAATATTAA
- a CDS encoding adenine phosphoribosyltransferase, with protein sequence MKNKTEYYDQFIAKVPNFPKKGILFYDITSVLLKPEVYTSLINEVYTFYNFKKIDCIAVVESRGYLIGAPLSLKMQLPLVLIRKEGKLPREVFSEKYELEYGFGRIEVHKDDVGIYSNILLIDDILATGGTLKSSAILLERAGGRVKDIFCFIELCGINGRHALKNYEVNSLVRYD encoded by the coding sequence ATGAAAAATAAAACAGAGTATTACGATCAATTTATTGCTAAAGTGCCTAATTTCCCTAAAAAGGGTATTCTTTTTTATGATATCACTAGTGTTTTATTAAAGCCTGAAGTATATACCTCATTAATAAATGAGGTATATACTTTTTATAATTTTAAAAAGATTGATTGTATTGCGGTTGTTGAATCTAGAGGATATTTGATAGGTGCGCCCTTATCTTTAAAAATGCAACTTCCTCTTGTTTTGATTCGAAAAGAAGGTAAATTGCCCAGAGAGGTTTTTAGCGAAAAGTATGAGCTTGAATATGGATTTGGAAGAATAGAGGTGCACAAAGATGATGTTGGAATATATTCCAACATTCTTTTAATAGATGATATATTAGCTACCGGTGGAACTTTGAAGTCGTCTGCAATTTTGCTAGAGAGGGCTGGAGGCAGGGTTAAAGATATTTTTTGCTTTATTGAGCTTTGTGGGATTAATGGGAGGCATGCTCTTAAAAACTATGAGGTTAATTCTCTTGTAAGGTATGATTAA
- a CDS encoding 50S ribosomal protein L21: protein MYALVEINGKQYKAIEGEFLKIDKISSIENEKLEFNSVMLVNKNGEIKIGKPYVLNSLVRCTYKEDKKDKKVVSYRYRRRKSSERKVGHRQTYSYVLVDEIVF from the coding sequence ATGTATGCATTAGTAGAAATAAATGGTAAGCAGTATAAGGCTATTGAAGGCGAATTTTTAAAAATAGATAAAATTTCTTCTATTGAAAATGAAAAGTTGGAATTTAATAGTGTGATGCTTGTTAATAAAAATGGGGAGATTAAAATAGGAAAGCCTTATGTTTTGAATTCTCTTGTTAGATGCACCTATAAAGAAGATAAGAAAGATAAAAAGGTTGTTTCTTACAGATATAGAAGAAGAAAGTCAAGTGAGAGAAAAGTTGGACACAGGCAAACTTATTCTTATGTTTTAGTTGACGAAATAGTTTTTTAA
- a CDS encoding 50S ribosomal protein L27, which translates to MATSKSGGSSKNGRDSVSKRLGVKRSGGQLVKAGEIIVRQRGTKFHKGKNVGLGRDYTIFALSSGKVEFKTLKGRKYVNIV; encoded by the coding sequence ATGGCAACAAGTAAAAGTGGCGGTAGTTCGAAAAATGGACGAGATTCTGTATCTAAGCGTCTTGGAGTTAAAAGAAGTGGTGGTCAGCTTGTTAAAGCTGGGGAAATAATTGTCAGACAAAGAGGTACAAAATTCCATAAGGGTAAAAATGTAGGTCTTGGAAGAGATTATACAATATTTGCGCTTTCATCTGGTAAGGTAGAGTTTAAAACCTTGAAAGGACGAAAATATGTAAATATTGTTTAG
- a CDS encoding GTPase CgtA, giving the protein MYNFKDSVSITVVSGNGGPGCISFLREKFNARGGPNGGNGGSGGSVIFKVRENLRTLSFYKNGHTLCAENGKPGMGAKRSGANGKDLILFVPPNTDIYDKNDGTFLCRLKNSSDEFVILKGGRGGLGNWNFKTSVRRTPRFAQPGELGKSLNIRLDLFLMADIGLVGLPNAGKSSLINRITSAKSKVASYPFTTKIPHLGILRYSYDDLIVADIPGIIKGASFGVGLGTKFLKHISKTKILALVIDISEANFLESYNILLNELKSYSHKLFNKKKIIIANKLDLDKSGENFNCLIKALRKEKIVGISIYENRGIDELIREFFILAKTF; this is encoded by the coding sequence TTGTATAACTTTAAGGACTCTGTAAGTATAACAGTGGTTTCAGGTAATGGCGGTCCTGGGTGTATTTCTTTTTTGCGAGAAAAGTTTAATGCGAGGGGTGGTCCAAATGGTGGGAATGGCGGAAGTGGTGGAAGTGTAATTTTCAAAGTAAGAGAAAATCTTCGCACGTTATCTTTTTATAAAAATGGTCATACGCTTTGTGCTGAAAATGGTAAGCCGGGAATGGGTGCTAAGAGAAGTGGAGCTAATGGTAAAGATTTGATTCTTTTTGTTCCTCCAAATACAGATATTTATGATAAGAATGATGGAACTTTTTTGTGTAGACTTAAAAATTCAAGTGACGAGTTTGTTATTTTAAAAGGTGGCAGGGGTGGTCTTGGTAATTGGAATTTTAAAACTTCAGTTAGAAGAACTCCAAGGTTTGCTCAACCTGGAGAGTTGGGCAAAAGCTTGAATATACGTCTTGATCTTTTTTTAATGGCAGATATTGGGCTTGTTGGTCTTCCTAATGCTGGTAAATCTTCTCTTATTAATAGAATAACTTCTGCGAAATCTAAGGTTGCAAGTTATCCTTTTACAACAAAGATTCCCCATCTTGGTATACTTAGATACTCTTATGATGATCTAATCGTTGCAGATATTCCAGGGATAATTAAAGGTGCTAGTTTTGGGGTAGGTCTTGGGACCAAATTTTTAAAACACATCTCTAAAACTAAAATTTTAGCTTTAGTAATCGATATTTCTGAGGCAAATTTTTTGGAATCATATAACATTCTCTTAAATGAATTGAAATCTTACAGCCATAAGCTTTTTAATAAAAAAAAAATTATTATTGCTAATAAGCTTGATTTAGATAAGTCTGGGGAAAATTTTAACTGCTTAATAAAAGCTTTGAGGAAAGAAAAGATTGTCGGTATTTCTATTTATGAGAATAGGGGGATTGATGAGCTTATTAGAGAGTTTTTTATTTTGGCTAAAACCTTTTAA